Proteins encoded within one genomic window of Diorhabda sublineata isolate icDioSubl1.1 chromosome 1, icDioSubl1.1, whole genome shotgun sequence:
- the LOC130452396 gene encoding uncharacterized protein LOC130452396 yields the protein MKNYPNQKKMDYQKLLTVDLDKPMGPQMKGFSQRDTDLNTSVQQTKDKKITETNTIYEADDIDEETEEKILQSKSKKMKDSTNLEGPREALCCKYNEEFDYIAVGYADGVIRVYQTLTGKHVFTLADDEVKNVRAPCTCIKHRPVSKVYPITNCYTGTYANGCVKCWSYHFSQCLYTIKEKRQTFGITYHPRFPKFVTYGDDLRIHFYDEETRSQERVLFCSEFPDHHDGHMSRIFAACFHPKNNYELITGGWDNVVQFWDLRQPYATRHLSNVHICGEGLDINFRGTEILTCSFQSVDPLQLWDYGTGKRIAAIEPDIFTTKLYCGKYLSKDFIATGGADPHLLRIVDLQTTGTSASVNFLPGAVYGIDIGPQKKKLNERERKEDETMRVKSDISTVPKIAFVTTKKLYQVDFY from the exons ATGAAAAA ttatcctaatcagaaaaaaatggattatCAAAAACTACTCACAGTAGATCTCGATAAGCCAATGGGTCCCCAAATGAAAGGTTTTTCCCAGCGTGATACTGATTTAAATACATCGGTACAA CAAAcaaaggataaaaaaattaccGAAACAAATACAATTTATGAAGCAGACGATATTGATgaagaaactgaagaaaaaatcctacaatccaaatccaaaaaaatgaaagattcCACTAACCTGGAAG GGCCTAGGGAAGCTCTATGTTGTAAATATAATGAGGAATTTGATTATATTGCTGTAGGCTACGCTGATGGGGTTATAAGAGTGTATCAAACTCTAACTGGAAAGCATGTTTTCACTTTAGCAGATGACGAAGTAAAAAATGTTAGAGCACCCTGTACTTGTATCAAACATAGACCAGTATCCAAAGTTTATCCAATTACGAACTGTTATACAGGAACTT ATGCAAACGGTTGCGTAAAATGCTGGAGTTATCATTTCAGCCAATGTTTGTATACTATCAAagaaaaacgtcaaactttTGGCATAACATACCATCCACGGTTCCCGAAATTTGTTACATACGGAGATGATCTTAGAATTCATTTTTATGACGAAGAAACTAGGAGTCAAGAAAGAGTTTTG TTTTGTAGTGAGTTTCCCGATCACCATGACGGCCATATGTCTAGAATTTTCGCTGCTTGTTTCCATCCGAAGAATAATTATGAGCTAATTACAGGTGGGTGGGATAATGTTGTACAATTTTGGGATTTGAGACAACCGTATGCAACGAGGCATCTTTCTAATGTACACATCTGCGGAGAGGGATTAGACATCAATTTTAGAGGGACCGAG ATCTTGACATGCAGTTTCCAGTCTGTAGATCCCTTGCAACTTTGGGATTATGGAACAGGGAAAAGAATAGCAGCTATAGAACCGGATATATTCACGACTAAA TTgtattgtggaaaatatttgagcAAAGACTTTATTGCAACTGGTGGAGCTGATCCGCATCTACTAAGGATAGTTGATCTTCAAACTACTGGA ACATCTGCTAGTGTAAACTTTTTACCTGGAGCAGTGTACGGCATTGATATTGGTccacaaaagaaaaaacttaatgAAAGAGAGAGAAAGGAAGATGAAACAATGAGAGTAAAGAGTGATATATCGACCGTACCAAAAATAGCTTTTGTTACAACAAAGAAACTTTatcaagttgatttttattaa
- the LOC130452395 gene encoding meiotic nuclear division protein 1 homolog, with protein sequence MSKKGVSAEEKRKRMLQLFYEKGEFFQLKELEKLAPKAKGIVANSVKDVIKQLVEDGLVDTDKIGTSIYYWAFPSKSLTTRKKQLEKITAELEEVTEKLKIIDNTLEASKGKEEDEEKCKKVLEEINDKEIELRGLQQELKNYQDNDPEKFADLVKKTQELKDAANRWTDNIFAIQSWCEKKFMLEKNVINKQFGIPDDFDYLE encoded by the coding sequence ATGTCTAAGAAAGGAGTTAGTGCTGAAGAAAAACGTAAACGaatgttacaattattttacgAAAAAGGAGAATTTTTTCAACTGAAAGAACTAGAAAAACTAGCGCCGAAAGCGAAAGGTATTGTCGCGAATTCTGTTAAAGatgtaataaaacaattagTAGAAGACGGATTAGTTGATACCGATAAAATTGGAACTTCAATCTATTATTGGGCTTTTCCAAGTAAATCACTAACAACCCGTAAAAAGCAACTCGAAAAAATAACAGCAGAACTAGAAGAAGTTAccgaaaaactaaaaataatagataatacaTTAGAAGCTTCCAAAGGTAAAGAAGAGGATgaagaaaaatgcaaaaaagtACTAGAAGAAATAAACGATAAAGAAATCGAACTACGTGGATTACaacaagaattaaaaaattaccaaGACAACGATCCTGAAAAATTTGCAGATCTTGTTAAGAAAACTCAAGAACTCAAAGATGCCGCCAATAGATGGACTGATAATATCTTCGCTATACAATCTTGgtgtgaaaaaaagtttatgctaGAAAAGAATGttatcaataaacaatttgGGATACCAGATGATTTCGATTATTTAGAGTAA